The Oncorhynchus gorbuscha isolate QuinsamMale2020 ecotype Even-year unplaced genomic scaffold, OgorEven_v1.0 Un_scaffold_6172, whole genome shotgun sequence DNA window tcaactggcctgggccctaggaccatgtcccaggactacctgacatgaggactccttgctgtccccagtccacctggccatgctcctgctccagtttcaactgttctgccttactattattcaaccatgctggtcatttatgaacatttgaacatcttggccacgttctgttataatctccacccggcacagccagaagaggactggccaccccacatatgctctctctaattctctctttctttctctctctcggaggacctgagccctaggaccgtgccccaggactacctgacatgatggctccttgctgtccccagtccacctgactgtgctgctgctccagtttcaactgttctgccttattattatttgaccatgctggtcatttatgaacatttgaacatcttggtcattttctgttataatctctacccggcacagccagaagaggactggccaccccacatagcccggttcctctctaggtttcttcctaggttttggcctttctagggagtttttcctagccaccgtgcttttacacctgcattgtttgctgtttggggttttaggctgggtttctgtacagcactttgagatatcagctgatgtacgaagggctatataaataaatttgatttgatttgattgcactCAGCATGTTAAGAATAAATAGCCAATGCTATTGTCTGCATTtcaaatgacccccccccccaaaaaaagtaaaTCATGCTGGCTTCTCAAAAGATTTCACATGTGTGTGAATACATTTATTAAAGCATGTCTAGTTCTGAACTTATTAAATGTTAATATTTCACATCTAATAAAGCAACATATTGCACTGAAACCAGAGCATGTGCATACCCTGAGGAATTTCTGGATTATAGTTCAAAGAAACTAAGGAGACAAGGGTCAACACTCATTTCCATCAATATCAGATGTGTCAGAGTGATTTACAGATGAACGGCTGCAGGGGAAAAACGGCCACCTACAGTCAAGTCACAAATGAACAATCCCTACTTTAAAACCTTAAGAGTCAAACGCTTTTTCTGTTTTCGTACAAAATCTTATTAGTGAAGAAATATTTCACAGCAATCAGTCTCATCTCCGACCCATCAATTCCTTTCGCATCATTCTCTTATCTCCGTGGCAACAGAAGTGCAAAACATTCTAAGCACATCAGTGGTGCTAGAGTCTCTCAAGAGGAAAACCATGTGTAAACCCATGTGTCTGTTAAAAGGCCACTGTTTTCCACCTGAATGAGATCCCTTATAGATTCTCCCCTTGCCCCCCCTTCTGTCTATACATGAATAACCCCTAACCACCTGACAAATTCCACCTTAAGATACAATGGTGGTGTGCTGGCGGTCTCACCTGATTGGTTGCGCTCCAGCACCCTGCTCCCCTGCATGTTGCAGACGTCCCCCTGGGGGCTGTTGCAGGTGGTGTTGAGGTCTACTTTGAGGCAGGTTGGGGATCCCCCCAGTGCGACCTGGGGGATGTGCCTCTTCCTCTTCTTGGGAAGCTTCTGCTTGGCCATGGCCAGCGAGTAGTACATTCCAAAGTTGTTGACGATGACGGGCACAGGCATGGCTATCGTCAGCACGCCCGCCAGGGCGCACAGCGCGCCCACCAGCATGCCCGACCACGTCTGTGGGTACATGTCACCATAACCCAGCGTGGTCATGGTGACCACGGCCCACCAGAAGCCGATGGGGATGTTCTTGAACATGGTGTGTTCGCCAGCCGTGGGGTCGTTGGGGTTGGCGCCGATGCGCTCAGCGTAGTAGATTGCAGTGGCAAAGATAAGCACACCTAGGGCGAGgaagatgatgaggaggaggaactcGTTGGTGCTAGCCTTCAAGGTGTGACCCAGCACCCGCAGCCCCACGAAGTGTCGCGTCAGCTTGAAGATACGCAGGATCCTGACAAACCTTACCACTCTGAGGAAGCCCAAGACATCCTTAGCTGCTTTAGATGACAGTCCGCTTAAGCCTACCTCCAGGTAGAAAGGCAGGATAGCCACAAAGTCGATTATGTTGAGCAGGCTCTTGACAAACTCCAGCTTGTCTGGGCTGAAGATGACACGCACCATGAACTCCAGGGTGAACCAAAGAACGCAGACACCCTCCACGTAGGTGAGAGCTGGGTCCGTCTCGATAATGTAATCAGGACCCAGGTCTGGCAGGCTGCCGTTGAGCACCGCCTCAGACTtgttgatgatggtgatggtgttgaATGCCTCATGGGTCTCCAGGCAGAAGGTGGTGATCGAGACCAGGATGAAGAACAAGGAGGCAAAGGCCACAAactggagaagaggagatgagataaggagagagaggggggagattagagagagagggagggggagattagagagagagggaattagagagaCTTTTGAATGTCAAACTCTGTTGTGTCATTGCAGCTCATAAAGCATAATATATGCAATCTGGATAACCTTCTATTTACTCATTAATTTATTCCCTCAtcacacagagaaagaaagagagagagaaagagagagaaagaaagagagagagaaaaaagaaagaaagaaatagagaaagaaatagagaaagagagggagggagggagggagggagggagggagggagggagggagggagggagggagggagggagggagggagggagggagggagggagggagggagggagaaccatAGCAACGTTAATTAACATCACCTAAATCGAATACAATACactccatagagagagagagaacaatctatTATTACTAGCAATAAACCCAGCCAGTGGCTCACTGGGCTGTGGCCTGGCAGTCTTAATGCAGTTAAACCTGCTAACTGGCCCACTCATTCCCTCAAACCTATCGGTGTAGGTTCATTGATGCAGAAGGGCATACAGTATTCAAGTCTTAAAAAACGTTCAGTCACTGTTATAAAGTGTGTTGGAGTGAATGAGGTGTCATCCTGTTGAGTGGATGAGGAAAGATCTGTCCAGTCCATTTGGTAGCCTGTCTGTTTCTGCCATCATGCCACTCCTTTCCACCCTGTCGTGCCATGTTTGGTTTGCATGACCGTATGGAGTAGGTAAGAGCTCAAACAGAGAAAGGATCAGGCTGGGTTTTTGTTCAGCACGTGAGTCACAAATTGTAACAAATATATTTCTAAAAAGCCATATACAAAAAGGAATAGTTGATTGAGGGATCTCATTGTCTGCGTTTAAACAGGTAGCACAATTCAGATGTTTTTCCTCTCCACtatttggtcttttgaccaatcacatcagatctttggGTCATAAGACACCAATTAGTATGGAAATGCAGCCCTTGTCCTCCACATTACGGATTTACAATCCAGCCCCAATGACTGAGTAGAAAGCGGTATAGAATTGTCGTTCTACACAGCACACGCCCACATCCTCTGTGTAATGGACTCAGACCTCTTCAGGTCAGTTCAGATTGTCTCTCGAAAACTAGTCTGTACACATTGCTTTAGATGAGCAGAGTGGCACAAGGGAATTCAGCTTATAGGTTAGTCAATAACAAATATTTCAGTTGAATGTAGCTAAAGGTAATAACTACAAAAGGAAATCCTTGAAGTATATTATTTTCTAATAtaatagacaacaacaaaacattattttttacatGTGGTGAATGTCAACCTTATATTAGTCCAGAAAAAC harbors:
- the LOC124029337 gene encoding potassium voltage-gated channel subfamily C member 2-like produces the protein FVAFASLFFILVSITTFCLETHEAFNTITIINKSEAVLNGSLPDLGPDYIIETDPALTYVEGVCVLWFTLEFMVRVIFSPDKLEFVKSLLNIIDFVAILPFYLEVGLSGLSSKAAKDVLGFLRVVRFVRILRIFKLTRHFVGLRVLGHTLKASTNEFLLLIIFLALGVLIFATAIYYAERIGANPNDPTAGEHTMFKNIPIGFWWAVVTMTTLGYGDMYPQTWSGMLVGALCALAGVLTIAMPVPVIVNNFGMYYSLAMAKQKLPKKRKRHIPQVALGGSPTCLKVDLNTTCNSPQGDVCNMQGSRVLERNQSVLSGDGSGGSDLTMSPSTEERVPMRRSSTPEQERRSGGTCFLLAASDYTCPADGGVRKTDNCKEIVFTGFTQAESSILNCWGKGTSLVESWRPAAISPYVPQPTVKDFDHLQV